TTTAGGGACTTGTCCGAGGGCTggaacggattaattctatttcctttattttaaatgggGAAAATTAGTTCGAGATACGAGCTGCTCTACTTACGAGCTCGGCTCTGGAACGAATTAAACTCGTATctagaggtaccactgtataggcatttagacatgccctcttctcaggaaggtaggatgatgtaaaatgtgtctgtgtagagagagagacccGTCGTCTATTCTAAAATGCACTATGCAAATAAATTGACttgataagagcgtctgctgaATTCTGTGACTGTCTGGCACAGGAGGAGAAGGAGCGGGCGAGAGCTCAGAGGGAGGAGGTGGTCACACAGATGACCGAGGTCCTGGAGAACGAACTGCAGTGCATCATCTGCTCCGAGCTCTTCATCGAGGTACGAACGCGCACCACTCGCCACTGCTGGGATCTCCAGAGCTGTGCTAGCGACCGGACCGGACCGGACCGGGTCGGGTGTCTTAACAGGCAGGAGGTTGAATGGGTTCCTAATTGCTGCTCGTTGCTCGAGGGGTGGGGAAATCCAGGAGCACCGTAgcgtgtctctccgcacgcctTACGTCTCTCTCATGCAGGCACAGTCACAGAATGTTTATTTTCGGGGGTCTCGCATAGAGCCGCATCACGTATTTTTCATGCTGATGCAGCAGCCACAATGAGGAACCCAGTTGACCTCAACCTCTCCTCAGCCACAGCCGATACCTAACTAGCATGTTAGACCGCTCCGCCACCCGCGCGGCCACGTTATTGGCTTTTAATTAAATGCTAATCATCAAATGTTGTGTTTAACCGGAACACtgattatttaaaatcattGATATGCGTCCAacgttgtggcaacagtttggggaaggtcctttcctcttTTATGTGCACAAAGCCAGGCACATAAGGGCATGGTTCATATGAGTGCACAGAGCCTCTTTTAACACCTCACAATGAGTTAGAACGTCAACTGAGGACCAGAACTTATCGCCTGATGTCGGCGCCTGACCTCGCGAATGTTCTTTCGACTGCACGGGTGcagattcctacagacacactccgaaaTCTTATCAATACAAAACGAAAGCTTTCCCAGAACAGTTTCTGACTCGCTGTTATCGCATGTTTCAGGCAGTGACGCTCAGCTGCGCTCACAGTTTCTGTCAGTACTGCATCGGCGACTGGCGGAGACGCAAGGACGAGTGTCCCATCTGCAGGCAGCCTATCGTCTCTCAGGCTCGCTCCCTGGTGCTGGACAACTGCATCGACCGCATGGTGGAGAACCTCGGCGCCGCCATGAGGGACAGACGAGCGGAACTGGTCACGCAGAGGAAAGGTGAGAGGTGCGTCCCGGATGTCTAATGCAGAGTTTATACGCTCGGTGTTGTGAGATCGCATcaacagctcattcagaaccaTGGTGAGTGTTTACAGGTCAAAGTAAAGCCGCGGCTCTTGGAGCGGGGGTGATTCAGAACAGCGGTAGCGGCGGCGGCGCTCGGTCCAGCCGTCCAGCCAGGAGAGGGCGGCGTTCTAAAGCCCGGGTCACAGTACCGTCTCCGCTCTTGTGACCGGTTTACGTAGCGGGATTGGAAACAGCAGCTTTCTGTTAACGTGCATCCGCATGAGACTGTGAATTGTACAGCCACCgatttgttctttatttttacgtgtatatttgtgttgttttgtgtCATCAATAAAGCAGAATTTTTGTTTTTCACTCTGGAAAATTGCTGAAGCGTTCTGACAGTGTTTACCTGCATGTGTTTGAGCTTATCTACCTTTCCTGTGGTGGGAACTCCCTACATATTTATCCATACGGTATTGCTTCTCACCTATATGATAAATAATCAGAAATTGTGCCTGTTGCTATTTACAGATTTATAGATTGCCTttcaataatttattaaaatatctgTGGACGGGTGTAAAATGTTATTGACTGGAATAAGGTTAATGCTTtttgcaaccccaaatcagaaaaagttgggacagcatggaaaaggcaaataataaaaaaacacagagttctttatatttacactgacttttatttcattgcagacaggatgaacctgagatatctcatgtgctcaactttatttcatttattcataaacatccattcctgcatttcaggtctgcaacacattccaaaaaaaaaagttaggacagtaaagcatttaccactttgtaatgttgcctcTCCGTCCTATTccccacacttaaaagacgtttaggcaccgaggagaccaggTGATTTAGtgattcagcttttattttgtctcgttcctTTGGGCtcggctttattgtcattcaaccacTTACATGATAGAACGAAATACACTTACCCAGGCCTCGGTGTGTGCGACATGAATGAAATAAGAATAAACTAAGATAAGTATAAAAATAGAGTAAACTAAGAAGGTACaagtaaaaagtatttacattttacagtattgCACAAAGAAGTGCTGTTGATCTaaattgcatttaaaatattcatcatatTGCTCcagaacaagttgtattttatcaagtgtaaacCACATTACAttctacaactcttatactgacacttttaccctttattacataataaaaacatttttattcataacttcaatagcatttaaagtattcagcatattaataacttcaatagcttttaaaatattcatcaaattgctccaaaacaagttgtatattatcaagtgtaacccacattgcatactacaactcttatactgaaaCATTCTAACCATAATAATCATCAGTAAAGCTTTTTTCTCTACTACGGTAGAAAGTAGTTCATCTGTACAGTATTAATAAAAGAAACGAGTCAGTCTGTTATTGCACGGTGATGAGAAAAAGAATCCGCACGTATAATTCAGATGAAATGTATTACTACAGTTtgtgatttgagacacagcctgaACTAGCTCGGTTTAGTGTCCATGTCACCATAGCGACCACTCATTCGAGGTCACGTGACAGCTCTGCGTTACTACAGCAGTGGACAAGGTAAACATTTATACATGATTCATTTTCTGCTTGTTTTAGAATAcagtaatattatatattacattatatacattatataaaacatattttattctgCATAGTCATGTACAGTAGCTAACTCGGAACACCGCTGTGTTTACTGTTTACATTAGAGAAGTGCACGCATGTGTAGAGATGTCTAAAGTATGTTAGTTTTAGGGATggaacgatacactctacccacgatgcgaataacgatactgggttcacggtACGATtattttcccgattttttaaacctgaaattgaagacaaattatgacaaagtttccttttattatttttcttgaaaaagaaaataaaacactgtatttgtgcttatcttttatttatctaaataataaacgcccttttatttctgaggtaggtacaaactatgcaaaacatttttgaattaagcccaatttggctgaaaaacctcaaatttggcaaccaggcgtatagcgccagtgacgtcaaccaggcgaggtgtatagcaccagcgccctctgctgtttaaagtgaatattgattcattatacatgtcaaatcgatttgaatcgtggaatttttgaatcggttagtaactgtattgtggtcaggGCCGGTGCTAGGGGGgtgctgaggggggcattgcccccccaaattgtgtctttgcccccccaagcacaatgcaagcaacggctatttttaaaattatctctgaaccaatcacaaaaatgcattttgttttacagtgtgaagatatttccttgcttattcctgattggctctttgagtcatataaaaatcggcagactgccccaaacagttcagttcggcagtatatgttctgttagtgtgagcgagaggcaggtatactggtaaacacttttttttttacagaattagtattcttttgttttctttatattttctttatatagttcgaaaacatgcatttttatttctttacctcatacatcactttaagccagtatcaatagcttggctgtcatcattcatgcacaaatcaagccttgaatatatttctggcttcaaaaacatgactatcaacatgccccctcattaggttttactgcccccccaagcaaagcagtccagaaccggggctgattgTGGTGCATCGTTGCATCCCTAGTTAGTATTCCTAaattcccaaaaaagttgggacagtagttaaaatgtaattaaaatgtaaaagcagTGATTTAAATCCGTCTTTTTCAGGTGTTTAATTGAAAACAGCGCAGTGATATTTATTGGTTTACCTTACTGTACCGTAATTCCTAATTAGATgtctgcaacacgttccaaaataGTCAGGACAGAGGGGCAAATTAAAACCAGAAAGGCTTTTAAATGTTCAATGTCCAGTCCGGCAAAGTTAAGTCGAGGTTTGACCACTAAGCGACCAGTCGGACAGTTCTTAGGTGTTTTTATTTAGCACCTACAGtccataaaattattaaaaaatgaagaGTAAAAAATATCTCTTTGAATAaaggacaaaaacaaaaaccagTATTGAACTGAACGTCTGAATATGTTCGggaatacttcagaaaacccttGTTAGTAAACACCGTTCATCCCTGCATATTTAAATGCAAGATTTATTAATAGAtaatagatatactttatttgtcatatatacaaacccagccatcgtacggcgcccctggagcagacagggttaagggccttgctcaaggccccaacagttgcagcatagcagagcctggatttaaaccaacAATTTTCCAgtcgatagcccaaagctctacccactaggcgaCCACTGTCCCATTAAGATGCTGTTATGCAAAGCAGGAGTCAAAAATGAACTACATCCTCTCTTGATTGTGAGAGAAGAATGTTAATCTACACTAGAAGTACtacttagaaaatgtagatatgctCAGTGCATTCTGGCCAGAATGGCTGAAAAACcctgaatgttactggatgtgtacgTGGTGTATGTGATAAGAAGTGCGTCAAATGCATTGTATgacgtccaaaacccagttctagctgatttagaccagcTCATGTGTTAActgtggaatcttccactgctCTACAGGGtcaccaacaacaaaaatatcCCTGTGCATAAAGGGCAAATCTGACATACAATATTGAATCGAATCACTTGGGTTTGGGAATACTTCAGAAAGCCCTCGTCAGTAAACACAGTCCATCACTGCATATTTAAATGCAAGTTAACGTACAGTTATGGAGTCAAAAATTAACTAAGCAACTagtcagtttatttatttattaggattttaaccagttttacacactttggttacattaatgacaggacaggtagttactgcttacacaagattcatcagttataTCGATCACAGTCATGAGGTATttcgtatctccagttcacctcacttgtactttgtctttgtactgtgggaggaatctcacacagacacggggagaacatgcaaactcgaaaAGACCCAGACTAACCCGCACCatatggggatcgaacccaggaccttcttgccgtgaggcgacagtgctacccaccgaatcAACTAGTCAAAAACGACATCCAATAAACCTCTCTTGATCCAAGCTCAGTCGAGATGGACTGACGCGAGGTGGAGACGTGTGCTGTGGTCTGCCGAGTCCACGTTTCACATCGTTTCTGGAAATAATTCCCTGTAATAATAAGGCAGTGGTAGCCAAACGCTGCCAAGTTGGCACTTTTGGACCCATGAGCGAGGCACTTTAGCCCTCGGTTGCTTGCATCGTATTCAGTAttaagtgtaagtcgctttggataaaagcgtctgcagaATGCAGTAAATGTGGGGAGTTGTGGCAGCATTTGCTTGATTAAAAAGCAgtcgtgcagctgcatttttaattgtttgcagCGGTCTGATTGTGGACATGGAGTTGCAGTAGTTCTGCCTCAAAATGACAACgagactggacaagaatctaaGTGGCTTCCATGGGGAGAAATGGCCGGATTGTTTAGATGTTGTAGAGGAAGAATCGATCAAGCAGTGATTGTAGAGGAAAATGGTTAGTGGACCAGTTTAACAtactgtttattttctttaaacagAGAACTCTTGATGTTTCTGTTCTAACGTTTTAAGCCTGAGGAGGAGTTCATTACACAAACAAGGATGCCAGAGACGAGTATGACCAAGAGCAAGTCTTCAGCTGGCGTCTACCCTCTGATAGCCAAGCTTAACCCTGCCGCAGACCCTCGAAAGATTCGCAGAATCTTAGCGGAGGATCCAGAATGGTCCCTGGCAGTGGTGCCATCACTGACTAATCTGTGCCTCGATCCCATCGTGCAACATTTTGAAGGTAAGCTAGTTTTGTAATATGTGAGAATCATCACCATTAAAGAATGGACTATTTCatatctccagttcacttcacttgtacgtctttgtactgttggaggaaacccacacagacactgggagaacatgcaaactcccccacctggggatcgaacccaggaccttcttgctatgaggcgacagtgctacccatcaaatCCCCCATTTGTCCACAAGTGAATCATatctggcacagctggtagagtgagtGCCGAACAGTACCGTGGGTCCtggagatctgggtttgatcctcacctcACCTCCGGTCACCTTCTGTGTGAAGACTTGCCCGTTCTTCCCGTATTCACATGGGTTTTCTACTAACTgctgtaaatgttaataaagGCTGTAAAAAAACACCTagacaatccaccttctgcatgctatTGGGAGATGGAAGGAAGTTAAAGTATCCATAGTAAACCCAAAACTCATTGCAAGCAGTGATCAAAGGTGAGGATGGAAaccaggtccccaggacccaACCTGAGGTGCCACAGTGCTGCTCTACAGAACCCATTATATAGAAATGAGTTTTATAATCCGTGTCTTGGTggaataaattattttttgtgGTTGTTCTTTGGTTGCTCTACAGAAAAGCCTGTTCTTGCCGAGCTCCCGGCCGCCCAGCAATCCTACGTCCTGGAAAAGCTGCCCACTTCTCTGCCCTTGAGCGTAACCGCCGACCTGATCGGTGTCGAGTGCTACTGGAAGCGCTGCTGCGAGGCCCGCTGGGGCCTGAACGACGTCTCCGACTACAACCACAGCTGGAAGCGCATGTTCTTCGAGCGTCACCTGGAGAACGTGATCGAGCTCTTCGTCCCGGACGTGACAGACACCGGGGCGGTTCTGGAGCTCGTGCCGCTGTGTCAGAACCACGTCCGGCGGCTGACGATCGCTCAGCTTCTGCCTCCCATCAGAGACTTCGAAGAGGCCGACGGCTCCGATTCGGCCAGCGACGCAGGCGCCGACGAGCCCTCCATGGATCACTTCGACTTCCAGATGCTGCTGGACAAACTGAGCAACCTGGAGGAGCTGCAGCTGGTTTATGGAGTGAAAGGATGTGGGATGAACTTTGAGTGGAACCTGTTTGAGTTCACCTCGCGGGACTGTGGGTCTCTGGCCAAGGCTCTAAAATCCTGCAAGTCCCTGAAGGTTAGAATAGAAAAACATTTCCTTCCTTATTGTTTACCTATTTATAACGCTGTgacaaataataatgaaatcttataataataataataataataataataataataataataataataataataataattaaatgtaattaaaaaataataataatgaaagaaaactacaaataataacaataattaaatgtaataaaaaataattaaatctaataattaattataataataaaaatagtaataattaaatcttataataataataataataataatgaaatgtaataaaataataattaaaaaaaatctacaaataataataataatgaaatgtaataaaaaattattaaatctaataatgtattataataataaaaattataataattaaatcttaaataataattaaatgtaataaaaaaataataattaaatcttacaataataataattaaattttataataataatattattaataataattaaatgtaattaaaaaataataataattaaattttataataataataattaaatgcaattaaaaataataataattaaatcttataataataataataattaaatgtaataaaaaaattattaaatctaataatAGACGCCCGACTGGGCAGCAGCacctgctggagattttaaccctggatcccagcagtagcgAGCTAGCATAATTAACCCTTGTACCAATTTACCATTGGGATGCCCCTTCTAATATGAGTTCATGTGTTAGagccacaacaattactaacagatgtaataaatcaattataaaaaatataaaaaggacATGATGTGCTTCGAACTGTGCCTCTCTAGAATAAACCAGAGCACCAAcatcagcatcagtgcccagtcttacaaatgctcttttgcttTTGTGGcataactgaatgggcacagattcccacagacatactttaaagtgttgtgagaagcctcctcagaagagCACCTGTTGTCCTAGATGGAAATATGATAGAGTTTTtagaatgggacgtccaacaagctcatggtcaggcgtccaaatacttttggccacatagtgtcaTGAAGTTTCATCTTTTCAGAtgatattttttatgtttgatTGACAGATTTTGAGAATCAATCGGAGCAAAGTGGACGACGAGAAATGCCGCGTGCTGGTCAAACACCTGCTGGATCATCCGTCTCTGCTGGAGCTCGATCTCTCCCACAACCTGATCGGGGACCGGGGAGCGAGAGCCGTCGGCAAACTCCTCAACCGCAGCCGCCTGGAGAGGCTGGACGTTAACGATAATCAGATCAGAGGAGCGGGGGCGCAGGCTTTAGCTCACGCCCTCTCCAAAAACTCTGCCCTGCTGTCCCTCAATCTCAGACTGAACCGGGTCTCAGATGAAGGGGGGCAGGCTCTCTCTCAGGCCCTGATGAACAATCGGACCCTGCTGAACCTTCATTTAGGAGCTAACGGGATGACCGAGAGGGTGGCCAGCGCACTCTCCCAGGCTTTAGTGCAGAACTCCACGCTGACCAACCTCAACCTGTCCTGCAACAGACTGGGAGAGGTAAGTTCCTCACATCAGAGCTTCACAGATCATTTACACATCAACAAATCGTTTATAGTCTGGaattgtaattaaataattcattattgttgttattacatttattattattattattattatattttattattatttttattacattttaatattattatattttattattaatattattattttattacatttaatgattattattattggacttatttgttattattataataaattattaaatttaattattattttttattacattttattattattattattagacttaattattattttttaattacatttaattattattattaatattcttcttcttcttcttcttcttattattattattagatttaattattattattattattggacttaattgttattattataattaattattagatttaattatttatcacatttattatattacatttaattattataatcatttttttatttaattgttatttttattattataattaattattagattttattattattttttattacatttaattattataattattattattatttttagatttaatttaagatttaattattatttgccACAACAAAGTTATTTCCCagattcccaagtggagtggtcagggtcctttctgtgtggagttttgtatgttctccctgtgtctgtgtggattttctcctggtgctccagtttcctcccacagtcagaataactggaaatactaaattgccctctgtgtgtgtgtgtgtgtgtgtgtttgtcctgtgatggactggcaacctgtacaggtgtttcctacctttcgcccagtgaattgtacccaccgcgaccatgaacaggataaagcggtggtaaaacattcaGTGAATGAATGTTAACACTAAAATTtagtaattaggaggggtgtccacatacttttggctttatAGTGTACATACTTGGATACGTTTGACTTTTATATGGTTCAGTAATGCCTGGCATCCAGTCATATATATACCACATGCTTCAGTGTGGTTCCCCCATAGGTAGAAGTCCAGGGGTGTTAAATCAGGAGAACGTGGGGGGGTCATCTTTTTAAGTGTGTATACTTAAAAGAAGCATAATAAgaggggtgtgtagactttttattCCCACTATAGACACacatatataaca
The sequence above is drawn from the Trichomycterus rosablanca isolate fTriRos1 chromosome 9, fTriRos1.hap1, whole genome shotgun sequence genome and encodes:
- the tcte1 gene encoding dynein regulatory complex subunit 5 is translated as MPEEEFITQTRMPETSMTKSKSSAGVYPLIAKLNPAADPRKIRRILAEDPEWSLAVVPSLTNLCLDPIVQHFEEKPVLAELPAAQQSYVLEKLPTSLPLSVTADLIGVECYWKRCCEARWGLNDVSDYNHSWKRMFFERHLENVIELFVPDVTDTGAVLELVPLCQNHVRRLTIAQLLPPIRDFEEADGSDSASDAGADEPSMDHFDFQMLLDKLSNLEELQLVYGVKGCGMNFEWNLFEFTSRDCGSLAKALKSCKSLKILRINRSKVDDEKCRVLVKHLLDHPSLLELDLSHNLIGDRGARAVGKLLNRSRLERLDVNDNQIRGAGAQALAHALSKNSALLSLNLRLNRVSDEGGQALSQALMNNRTLLNLHLGANGMTERVASALSQALVQNSTLTNLNLSCNRLGEDGGKLLEEATSHNSSLLECDIHLTEMSVESEYHISQVLRTNQARAQRRHAQDTPTSSSVRQGI